The genomic region tggtggtggtggagcaCGGATTTCTTCCTATGGGATAGGCAGTGCCAGAGGTTTCTCTGGAAGGAGCTACTGCGGTGGAGTGAATTATGGAGGGGGACTGAGCGTTGGTAGCTTGGCTGGTGGGAGCTATGGAGGTGGCAACTGCTATGGCAATGGCCTGGGGTTTGGCCTCGGAGGAGGGGTGGTTGTTGGGGGTCTCGGTGGCGACTGTTTGCTGTCGTCCTGCGATGAGAAGGTCACCATGCAAAACCTCAACGACCGCCTGGCCTCCTACCTGGACAAGGTGAAGTGCTTGGAGAAGGAGAACGCCGAGCTGGAGTGCAGGATCAGGGAGTGGTACGCGACACAGGGCCTGTCCTGCGAGCCCCGGGACTACAGCTGCTACTACAAAGAGATCGAGGACCTCCAGAACCAGGTAATGCCCCTCTGGGTTGTTCCTCCCACTGACAGCTCGTTGCTGAATTTCTGTTTAGAACCTGCTGCACTTGTCGGGGGAACTTTGGTGCTGCTGAATGTGTTCACAAACTAATTTTGGCAAGTTCCCCTATGACATTGCTGAGTGTGGGGGCACATCAAGGATGGGTGCTGCAAGGTGGTACGGGTGGGAGAACGctctggaaaagggaaaggatgcTTTGGTACGTTGTGTTTGGACTATACAACTGTAAATAGGGTATTACCAGTGTGCTCTGAGGAAATGTAGTGGTGTCAGCTCTGtagggaaaacaaagcaaagagaacTATGGAATAAGGGCAAAATATACACATTGAATGCTTTATGAAGTGAAACATTATAAATTCTAGGTGAGAAAAGCTGTGTATTGAAACTGATTGTCACAGGGGCACAAAGAGCCTCACACTAATAAATCCACAATAAAAGCTGATCCTAAGGCTTAAAGACACCTTCCAACCATCTTCCCTGAAGTCCTTTAAGTCTGAAGCTCAGAACACTCCAGCTTCAATATCAGCTGAGATTTAGTGACTTAAAGAAGGTTCTTCAGGTTCACTTTGTGAAGCCTCTTTGGAACTTGCCTTCAGATCTTGAAACTGAGATGCCCCATCTCACAGCTCTTTAACTTCCAGCCTTTACATAATTGATCTCTTTACTGACTGTGAGTAAAGGAGGCAAAGCCCCCTCCTTCAACTTCTCTGCTCAAGGGACTAGGTTACTTAAGTGAGAAGGTAACAGAAAGGGAATTGTGAAGGGTTACTGCCTAATTGCAATGCAGAAAGACCTACAGAGTAGAACAGGAGAGAAGGAGACATCTCTCATGCTCTGCTCTTTTCCAGATTGTCTGTGCAACCATTGATAACAACAAGATCATCCTGGACATCGATAACAGCAGGATGGCTGCCGATGACTTCCGTGTGAAGTGAGTGCCCCCTCTGAAcccgctgcctcccccctgctccttcccacctCGCTGGGGAGGCTCAGAGCACTAATTACAGAGGCTCCAGACACGTCTCCCCACACCACTGTGGTAGGGCAGGGTGATGAAAGGCATTTTGCTCCTGGTCACCAGCCCTCCCTTAATTAGTGTTCTTGGGTAAAACATTTAGCAACAGCGTTTGTGGTGAGGCTGGGGATGGGCACTGCAGGGAGTGGTCCATTTCCACCCCAGACCAGAACAGATGGGATcagcaaagcagaaatgcaGCTGAGTAAGTGATACCAAATAGAGagtgagcaggagcagggaaaaacCAGATGAGGAAGGAAAGCTTTCCCATAACAGACATGAAGTGGTGCAGAAATCCGAGGCACGGTGCATTCAGCATGGGCAGCAAATGCAGaccagagcagggagctgggaaaggagaTCTGGGCACAAAGAGAGCCTGTGTAGGatgttcccatcctgaatctgTGCTTTCCTGCACAACCCAGGTACGAGACGGAGCTGGCCCTGCGCCAGAGCGTGGAGGCCGATATCAACGGGCTGCGCCAGGTCCTGGACCAGCTGACGCTCTGCAGGTCCGACCTGGAGGCACAGCTGGAGTCACTGCGGGAGGAGCTCTGCTGCCTGAAGAAGAACCACGAGGAGGTAGgtcctgcccctctcctctgAAAACCTTTCACTCCTGCAGGATCCATCCTCCCTCGCCCCAAGATGCTGCTCTGGGGAGCAAGTGGTTGATGGAGACCATGGTGTGACCCCGGAGCTGTGAGGGTCCAGCAgagaggggctttgccaggctctgctcctccctgcaggGCAACTTGGCTGCCTCAGTTCTCTCCTCCTTTTTAAAACCTGACCTGATCTGGATGGTGTTTCCAGGAAATGTGCTGTCTGAGGAAGCAATCGACTGGAGATGTGAGTGTGGAGGTCAATGCCTGCCCTGGACCAGATCTCAGGCAAATCTTGGAGGATTTGAGATGCCAGTATGAAACACTGATAGCGCGGAACCGCAAGGAAGTCGAGGATTGGTACGAGTGCAAGGTGAGCAACACACACCTGAACCACTGACACTCACCCCCCAGGCCTCAGGAGCCTCTCAGAGACCAGACATGGAGACAATAAGCAGTTCTTGCTTCTCAGTGAAGCCCAAGAGCAGCACTCATTATACCCTGTGTTCCATAGGAGCCACAGGCCTGTCTGACCAGTTTGTTATGTCCCATCTGGAACAGCAGCATTTGCCACAAGGCCTTGTGGTGTGTTGCTGGAACACAGATATTCCACATTTGGATTAAAGAGACGTACTAGCCATGGGGCTAATGGGATTTGTAAAATGAACAAGCTCAGGAGCCAGCAGGGAACGCCCTGTGCACAGAGAACCTGCCCTGCTCCCTTTTACTTCTGCTGAACACTCCCTGTGTTCTGCTCCTGTAAAACCAAGCCCGATGTACCCAGATATCTCCTGAAAGCTCTTTCCCCTGGATTGGTGATTTCAGATTGAGGAGGTGAATCGGGAGGTTATTACAAGCGGTCAGGAGGTGGAGACGTGCAACAACCAGGTGACCGAACTGAGACGCCAATTGCAAGCCCTGGAAATCGATCTCCAAGCTCAGCTCAGCCAGGTGGGTGATGAGCTGGCTTAGCTCAGATGTGGTCACTGCTGGGTTTCTTGGTGTGAACAGCCAGACCCATCAAGCAGCACAATGGTGCTGATTGGCTCCTTCATTTCCAGACTGGAAATCCTAAACTCCAGGGTGACGCTTAAAATGAATGTTGTTTCTTTGCTTGTCCTGTTTATCAGAGAAATAATTTGGAATCCTCTCTGGCTGAGACTGAGTGCCAGTACAACACCCTCCTCGGTGAGCTACAGAACCAGATCACGTGTGTGGAGCAGCAGTTGGCTGAAATAAGGGCGGAAATAGAGTGTCAGAACCAAGAGTACAAGACCTTACTGGACGTCAAGTGCCGCCTGGAGCAGGAGATCCAGACCTACCGGTGCTTGTTGGAAGGAGGACAGCAGGACCTCATGTATGTACATCTCTAAATCCACTAGAGAATACATGAAAATGTCACGGATCTGTATTACAGATTGGGAATCCAGCCTGATCTTTAGTCCTTCTTAATGCTTTCTTTGAGATGAAGAAGTTGTCTTATGAGCAACTTCACTGTGACGAACATCCAAGTCAGAACTAAATGTCACTCCCTGGGATCTGCAAAGCAGAGATACCAAATCTGATAATTGCTGGTGACAACACTGTCTGTCCTAGCATTAGGACAGTCTCTTCTCTGGGGTGATATATGTGAGAACTGTCAAAATGGGAATTAATGGCAATTAATTGGCAACTGCATTGCAGTTCCACGCCAGGGGGGAGCACAAATGTAAAGCAACTCTGAGAGTGACAGAAAATGTGGTGTAAAATACTCTATATGTAAAAACCCTTATAAAGGACATAGTTTGAAACTTTGTGCCATGTAGCCAGTCAGCAGTGACACGTGAAGTTCTAAAATTCCCTGTCTGTCTCACTAGTCACGGAGGAGGAATCGGAACTGGCGGAGGGGTCATTAGGACAAGCCACACCTACACAACAACTACAgctgcccactgccagccccaggTCCCACCCTGCAAGACTGGAGACATACAAGGTAAGGGCCGTGTGCTCACAACGGGAAAACTGGCTTTGTTTGGTTTGCTCCTGAGCTCTGAGGGCCAGAGACAGCCCAGTCCTAGGACGTGTCACTGGCATCCTCTCAGACTCACTGTGCTACAGGAGGGATCTGTCACAGTGGTGGTGCCACCGAGGAACAGGGTTAAAGAGAGCTCGGGGTGAACACAGGGCTGCAGGAAACAAATGGGAGATGAGAGGAGGCAGTACCATGGAGAGAAGTAAAGAAGATGAGTCTAAACTTATCATAAGAGTCTGGAAGGAGtgaaaagaaaagtaaatctATAACTTTACAAGTGAAAATTCCCATTAAAGTAAATTATTTGGGGAATATCTGGGGTTTCCTGGGTTGCTGCCAACTGCTTCAGCTTAGCAGTGCATTCTAGAAATGAGGGCACCACACAGACACAATTTCTGTTATTTGAAGGATTTTAACTCTGTTTCAGTCAAATAATGCTGCTGTGTTTTCCCTCCAGTGACCTGCAGGAGAATTTGTGATTAAGGAGGAACGGACTGGAAGGTGACAGGGAAACCCAGAGACAAACCCAGAACGCTCCGTGTTCGCTGCACCCTCTGTGCAGAGAAAGTAGAAGTAACTCAGCGACGCTTGGCCACGTAGCTAAAGGGGGTGTCAGGAGCCCCCTcctctgttctgctcttctgctctgcAATGCTGTAACCTCTAGAAATTACCTGAGTTAGTCAGGGTCACTAACGTACCTGCTGCTGAAAAACGTCTCTAATAAAACTTTGCTTGTGCCTGATGCAATCAAGAACGTGGGTCTGAAACTGAGTTCCTTTAGAGCACCAGGTGCTGAGCCATGGGCACAGTGGGCACCTAAACTGGTCAGGATCACAGGATCATCCTGCACAGAGAATGGCCTTGCTGACCTGGCAGGTCTTGTCCAGCTCCTCCCTGTTGCCACAGCCTGAGGCAGATGTTGCCTGTTCCTGTATGACATGGGAGGAGGCAGCCaagccagaggagctggagtTCAGTGAAAGGAGAACAGGGATGAGTGACAGAAATTCCCATGCCAAAGCTCAGGGTGGTGTGTATCCATACGCAGGTATTGGCTCAGCAGCCATCCCTGGTACacatctccagctgctctccagatGTGTCAGGTGTTAAACTGCGAGATGAGGTGGGGCTGGGGAGTTCAgtggtggctgcagccacctGGGGGGGAGAGGTGTCACCTGGGGGGGAGAGATGTCACCTGTCCCCTGGACTTGTGCAGTGTGAGCATGtccaggtgctgctgccccTCGGCAGAGCGAATCCCACCTCCTCTGTGTGGGacccctgcccagggagggggacCCTGCGAGGACAGTGCCCCTTCTCCCGGGTGCCTGTCAGGCCACGTGCTGAGATGACAGCACCCAAATGTTCTCAGCAATCTCCTCTCATGGGGACACCCACAGCTGTGCAGAGACACCCACAGGACGGAAAGAGCCCATGGCCTGAAAGCCCTTTTTGTAGTTTATATGACACGGCACCAAGATTTGTCACACCTAAACACGTGTCAAATATTGTGGAGTCCTTTGCTGAGAAgttcaaaagcattttaaacataaaagCAAATGCCAAACCCCGCTCCTGACTGTGCCACACACCTGGAAAAGAACATTtctgcccctgctctggctgggTTCTGCGCTGCAACAAGCCGGGAGAGGGGACGGGCAAAGGGAGGGCGGAATCTCGGCTGTGAGGAAGCGGAGAAGGAACAAGAGTGATCCCTGGCGGCCGGAGGGACGGGCAGCTCCATCACAGCCGCTGATCCCGACTCCGGGAAGGACACCGGGAGCTCCTGCGGCAGCACCGCACCCTCCTGGGGCCGGGCAGGGTCGCCTCCTGTTCTTCCCACACTCGGATGATctctccaggcagctctgccgTGGCCCAAACCCTCGTACAAAACCCCGGAGCTGCTGCTCGCTCCTCCCCGAGGACTTCGTGAAAAAGATCCTCTGGAGTGAGAGACAGATCCTCACCGAAACTCAAATCCTGGGAACCTGAGCTTTCACTTTCTGCTGCCATCGGCATTGGCCTTTCCCTCGTACCACAGAGAGAAACAGCAACATGAAGCAcctgtgaaaatatttatactgGGTTGAGTTTCgctgtttgtttttcccacaggaaagagaaatttaaaatatttatactgggtttggtttgttttgtttttttccagaggacACAGACATTGAGCATGTGTTTGCCTGAGAAGACAGGGCAAAACTGACCTATCCAAAAGCTGTCCAGTTTGGACTGAGACTGAAGCACAGGTTTTCCACGAGCACTGCATTTGATGTCAGGAAAAAACCTAAGAGCAGCTGGAGTAATTAATGATCCTGATAAGCACgtgctgctggtgctgaggaaaaagggaatggagaaaGTGCCTGGGAAGTCCTGgcacttcccagctctccccatcAGGTGTCAGCTGTTCCCAACCGGCAGATCCAAAGGAAACACGGACCTGTCAGTGTCTGTCCTGCTCCCGAGCCCCGGCCTGgcctggccctgctctgccccaggagTGCAAACAACGAGTCACCACGTTACCCGAGTCTGAGACTCTCCTGAAAGTAGGGATCACATTTTCCTAAGAGGCCCAAAGACACTAAATTGGGCTAATCCTGTCTGTGGCTGAGTGGAATTAGTTGCTGGTAGCCTATCTAGCAGGAGTACGATAGTATGTGATTAAAATAATAggtatataaataataaatataaaactatataaaattatataaatgtatatacattctaaataaaaatgtaattatccACAATCTACAGCAGtttcagccctgcccaggccccctgccctgcagcgGGGTGGGCAGTGTTCCCTCTGCCCCGCCGAGCCCTGCGCCCACCGTGCCGTGGGATCCCGACACGTTCTGCATTTCACCACACGGGATATTGGAGATATTTGGAGGTGCAGGAGATGAGAACTCCCCGGCCCTGGGCTGCGGGTGCTCTCTAGAGGGCACTCGGCTCCCACCGAGCTGCCGGAGGGCGCCCGGGGCAGAGGCGAGCGGCAAACCCGGAGCTGGGGGCTTGGCTCATCCTCCCACAGCAGAGCCGGGTGAAGTCTGCGGGACGTGCAGGGGAGATCCCGCTGCGGGAAAACACGGAACGCGCTGTGAGCCCGGACATCCCGCTCCAGCTCCTCCGGTATTTAATGGTGTCGCTCGTAGTGAGGTCGGCACGACCCGATTCCTGTGTGACAGCTCAGGGACGGCGCAGTGTCCTCCCCGCCGCCTGCAGACCCCCGCTGTCCTCCGGGCCCCCCCGGTGTCGTCCCGTGCGGGGGCGTGCGGGACGGATGCCAGGCCGAAACTCACTCCCTGATTTGCTAATACCTGTTTATGTTTCCAGCGGCACCGGGATATTTCGCATCACGTCGCTGGGCGGGAGCACAGCGAAACTCAGGGTCCCCGCGGGGGCTGGAAATGCGCTGTAATGACCCTTTGCTAACGAGGGTCTTGCCAGTGGAGCAGCATCAGCTGAGACCCCAGAGTCACCTGGGCCGGGGCTGCTCAGGCCCGAAATGAAGCCGTTCCCAACCCAGGGGTTTGTGCTCTGAAATCTCCTACGGCTCTGACTCACCCAATTTTTGTTCCTATCGCAGCCACCATCGCTCCCTTGGGTGGTGGAGCTGTCGAAGGTGCCCTTTAACGTTTCATCACCACTCGGCTCTGCAACAGGGAGTGAGTAACAGATGGGGCAGAGTGGAGGCAGGAATTACACCTTCTACAGGAGGGATGTTTGCTGGCTCGGACACCCCTggctgcccttccctggggtCAGCACGTCACCCCCCCACGCCGAGTCCAGCTTTACTGACCACTGGGGGAACGTGCTGGGTTTGGACCATTGGACAAACAGGGCCAGGTTCCAGGGATATTCCCTGTGACCACACACCTCAGGGTGTGGGTGGACACCAAGACTTACACCAGAAGACACCAGGAGAGGTGGGGACTTACTCTCTCActtcaaaacatattttaaaacccTTCACTTAAAAAATGCCTAAAATATGTTTTGGCatcagggaatcatggaatcatttgggttggaaaagccctctgagatcctCGAGTCCAGCCCttcacccagcactgccaaggccaccacttgCAGATGGTGGTCCTAGAATTTCACTGAGCTCTAGAACCACActgtgtgttttggtttctgGCAATGAACCAAAGCCCACTGGTCTTTTGATAGGATAAACATGAGTGAGCCCTAATATGTTACAACTGATCTAAATCAGATTTTTCAGCTTTCAAACATCTAGCTTTTTATTGggataaggaaaaaaccctcatcGTTTAAATTTTAGGGGAGAGGAGAACAGCTTCATGCTGAGTGTCAGGCAGCTGAACCTCACTGGAAGGAAGAGCAGTGTACAAATAAGTGTTCACCCTCCAACACagtcacactgcagggcctggcTTTCTTCTCTACTAGGGAGAAATCCTACAGGATTATCTGGTGTTAATAAAACTGCCTGATGATAATATAATGGGAGTTAGTTTATAGCATATAATTATGAGAATGAGTCATATTCCCCAGGTAGATAATTCAGAGTTTTTCTCTGTGTAGCAACATAAGGAGATTGAATATTCCTGACAAGACCTGATCAGAAGCTGGAAGGATGGAAAAGGATCCCTCTGAAGCACCAAAAAGGGTGGGCAACAGTGCAGTCGTGCCCCCTGAGATGTGCTCAGCAACCTCGGTGGTTTGTCCCAAACACAGCAGTGTGGGGAGGGTGTGGATGTGGAGCTGGAAAAGGTGGTGCCAGGGTCTGGGAAGAGCCACGTGTGCCCACCCACACCCCGGCCTGGGCTGCCCCCCCGGCAGCCCCACCTTCCCACTGCCACACACCCAAAGGAAACAGGCTTTGTCCCCCCGGCCTCTGCTTCAGCCAACACACGGCTGGGCTGTGAGGAACACACAGCAATTCTGccactgcctgtgctgggtgaaatctgcctgtgctgggtgaGCCTTTCAGGCTTAAATAGTCCCCCCGCCTCGTTGGGCAGGAGCTGGTAACAGTTTCATcacaggagaagggagaggcCCATTGCAAACAACTGTGGGGCCACCTGCCTCCAAggcaccttcctcctcctcctcctcttcttcctcctcctccttctcctcccccgGTTTTGGCCCTGACCAGTTTTTGGCTCTGCTGcactgagcagccccagcccagatTCCAGAAGGTTTTGCTGTCCCATTCACAGGTACCACTGGGGAtccttccagctcctgcagtttATTGCAATCTCTCTGTGTTACGATTTCCCAGCCCTCCAGCTGCACTCCAGCAGCATCTCTAGATTTTGCTGGAAACATTATCTAAGATCACCCAGGAAGCTCAGAGTGTTGCAAGGGCCTGGACAATCCTATGAGACATAACTGCAGACAAAATTACCGCCTCATAAACCAGCTTCCACCTTACAGCAgctctgaaataaaacattcctTTCAGGAACCATTGGTTCAGTCACTTCTGTCTCTGATCCTGGCCAGGATTCCCAGATACACTGAATCATCAGGCTTTCTCAGGTTTAAGGAGATAAGCTTCACTCTTGAGGAAAGTTGCCTGCacaaattctggggaaaaaatggcaTTAAATCCTCCTTTCATGTATTAAACTTAAAGCTTTTAAGTTGCACACTGGCATCCTCCCTGATATTCAAACCATCCAAACATGTTCTCCTGTGAAGGGAAGACAGGAAGCTTGGTCCATCTGAAAGGAATGACTGATGCAAAAGATGTAATAAAcatctttgcagaaaaaaaaaaccaacaaaacaaaccccttcTGCAGAATTATACAGAAAACATGGATTTGTACCCATGTCAGCAGCTGGAAGAAACAGTTTAACAGGATGTAACCCAAAGGCTCCAAGAGCCAAAGCAGCTGGAAGTATAGAAGACAATTTTGTTTACTTGAGAGAAAAGGGTTTCTGGCTGTAATGAGCTAAAATTATCCCCCACACTCCATTAAATGTTGCAATGAACCATTTAAATTCCTACAGTCCAGGGGAGGCCTTGCTCCCACTTCAGAGCTGAAGTGGAGCAGAAGATGGAACGTGAGGCGTGTCCTGCTGCGTGGGCCAGGGTGTGCTGGGAGGGGCCTTCACAAAAAGCTGTTTCCACAAACACTTGCTGCGAAgccacaacaaacaaacaaacctgtTGATCAGCAACAACCAACAGCACAAGGGCCCAGTGAAAAAACAGTAACACCCCAAACCAATACAGGAAATTGGACATCACACGACGAGTTCCACCCAGGTGCGACAGTAACAGACTGGgatttgtctggcaggaggaCGGGGGGAGAGGCACCCAGGGGAGAGGTGACACTGGCTGAGGTGACACTGGCTGAGGCTCAAGGCACGGGGAGAGCTCACGAGCCTTGGGCAAAGATACAATCTTGAAAGAAGAAGATGTAAGATGTGTCTGTGGGTGGAAAACGAATCTGAAGGGAAAATGTGATGTAGTTTATTGACTTAATCTCCAAATCAGAAACTTCACCTTTCTCCTCCAAGGATGTTTGTATTTGTGCTGCGTGGGGAAAACATCCTGGTAAATTTGTGAATTCCCTTCAGGAGTGAGAACAGGACCTCTGACACTCCCAGGAATGTCAGGAGAGaccagcccagagccaggatgCTTCCCCAGGTGTCTCGGCCCTCCTGTACCTGCATTTGGTCCGAGCACATGAAGGGTTATTTCCAGAAACAACCTGCCACACTTCCATTCCTCACAGCCTGACACGGAGCTGTTCTGCAGTTGTTGTAACACCCTTTTTCATAATTAAATTGTTATTTATAAAACACAATTGTAGAGGTGTGATTGGAATAATTGCTGACACGTGACATTTGCCAGTGTTCTCTGAGCTTTTACGAGATATTATAAAGAAGTCAGAGTGGTTCATTGTACCTACAACTCACATCCTGGGATGGGCTTTCCAAAGGCATAAAGCAATCAAGGACTAAAAATAAGGAGCACACAGCAAAGAATAACCATAAATCTATGAAAATATCAGGTAACTATAAAACAATCAGCCAGTATTCCTTGACAAATATCTGAACATTAGAAGAGAGATGGGAACATCCACCACTGTCCCTTATTGTGGCAGAGTGTTGTTGTGTTGAGAGGGATGTGACCAGGACGAGGTGAGTGGGATGAGTTTCTTTGGGATGACTGTAAGTCAGTGCACTAGATCTCAGCAAAGATCTCCCCCACTCAGAGCCACCCAACAGAAATTACATGTTTTGTATGAATAAACAAATGGTCACAAACACTTAGAGGAAGGGTTAAGCTTCCTGACACTGCCAAGCATCTCCCTTTGGCAAATTAGGGCTTGCAAATGCACATGGAAAGCGGGTACTCCCTTCCACGGCGACACCCTCTGTCTTGGCTATAAATGCAGAGGAGGCCGGCTGGAATTTGGAGCTATGATTCCAGGACAACTGTAAGACCAGCTTTGAGTTTTCACCTGAGTTCTTTGCTGCTGCCAGGATGAGCTGTGGCTCGAAGCAGCCCCTGAAGAGCTGCCTGCGAGGGAGCAGCGGTGGCGGTGCCAGCagtgggggaggaggagggggcagCTCGCATTCCTCGGCCTCCTCAAGGAGGATCTCCTCCAGGAGCAGCGGCGGTGGCAGGTTTTCTGGCAGCAGTTGTGGTGGAGGAAGCTCCCGGAGCAGCTGTGGTGGGGCAGCTGGTGGGTATGGGAGTATCAGGCGCAGCAGCTACGGAGGAGGGatgagcagccacagctgcgGAGGAGGGATGGCTGCCGGATACTGTGGAGGGGGAATGGGAACGGGCTTCAGGTCAGGGGGGAGCGGGTTTGGTGCTGCTTGTGGAGGAGGCTTTGGTGGAGGTGGTGCTGGTTTCAGCGGTGGCAGCTTTGGCTTTCCTGGAGGGAACGTGGGAATTCTCTCCTACGACGAGAAGCTGACCATGCAGAGCCTCAACGAGCGCCTGGCTTCCTACCTGGAGACGGTCAGGAATCTGGAAACGGAAAACGCTCAGCTGGAACAATTAATCAGGGAGTGGTACCAGAAGCAAGGTCCTTCTGGCCCAAAGGACTACAGCCACTATTATGGACAAATTGAAGAACTTCAAAGCCAGGTAGGATGCTCTTTGCCAGAGGAGCTGAAGCTCTGACAGGCTGAGAGGTTCTCAGGGAATGTTTGCCCAGCACGTTGTTTCTCTTCTAGATCGTGACTGCGGCTGTGGACACCCACAAGGTACTTTTGGACCTGGATAACACGAGGATGACTGCAGAAGACTTTAGAGTAAAGTAAATATATATTCCTCTTTTCCAGCCACTgatttccttcctcctgctttccTGAACTTCATAAATTAATTCCATAAGCAAATATCAATCCACAGGGACTTGGGTTCCTCCTGGTTCTATGGCAGCacaactgaaataatttgtgaAACTTCAAAATTTTCAATATTTCTAGAATGATCTTTGGTGGGAATGCTGTCTCTGAACCAGATGGATGGACCCTGCACAAAGTTGCAGGTCAAAGAGATGATGAAAGATACcacagaataaaatattaaagttCAATATTAATATTAACCTTTAAATGTATTAAGTATAAAGAATAATAATGTTATTAagtaatattaattttaaatggtaAGCACTGGCTGATGATTTCCTAATTCTGCTGGTTGAGGGATGCTACATGCACTGAAGTACAGACACAAAAGCAGACACTGATACTGGAATAGGTGAACTTCTCCATAAATAATGTCAGTAGGAGAACTGGGATGGGAAGAGCAGGGCTGACCTCTCTGCACTGTCCCTGGCACAGGTACGAGACCGAGTGTGGGCTCCGGCAGAACGTGGAGGCCGATCTCAACAGCCTGAGGCCCCTCCTGGACAGCCTGACCCTGTGCAGGTCTGACCTGGAAATGCAGTTCGAGTCTCTGAAGGAGGAGATGATCGACGTCAAGAAGAACCACGAGGAGGTAAGAGcgaaaaagcaacaaaaccc from Pseudopipra pipra isolate bDixPip1 chromosome 26, bDixPip1.hap1, whole genome shotgun sequence harbors:
- the LOC135402758 gene encoding keratin, type I cytoskeletal 13-like yields the protein MSCNIKETITVSSKGRSSGGSCIIGGGGGARISSYGIGSARGFSGRSYCGGVNYGGGLSVGSLAGGSYGGGNCYGNGLGFGLGGGVVVGGLGGDCLLSSCDEKVTMQNLNDRLASYLDKVKCLEKENAELECRIREWYATQGLSCEPRDYSCYYKEIEDLQNQIVCATIDNNKIILDIDNSRMAADDFRVKYETELALRQSVEADINGLRQVLDQLTLCRSDLEAQLESLREELCCLKKNHEEEMCCLRKQSTGDVSVEVNACPGPDLRQILEDLRCQYETLIARNRKEVEDWYECKIEEVNREVITSGQEVETCNNQVTELRRQLQALEIDLQAQLSQRNNLESSLAETECQYNTLLGELQNQITCVEQQLAEIRAEIECQNQEYKTLLDVKCRLEQEIQTYRCLLEGGQQDLIHGGGIGTGGGVIRTSHTYTTTTAAHCQPQVPPCKTGDIQVTCRRICD